GTTAACAAGATTACTCTAGCAATGttctaagtgaaaaaataaCTCCACCTCATATATATCTTCAACGCTTTTCAAGGGAACTACCCATTCTTCAATAAGCTTCTTGTCCCGTGCACGTGGTCGCATgaactacaagaaaaaaacGATGAATTCTAGCCCTATCAAATAACAAGTACCAATTTCTAAAAGCTTCAATGTAGTTTTCACACTTCTGCTTCTGCCTTGTTTCCTTTCCCATGTGTTTTAGGCTTTGCATGAAAAAGTAATCAGGCTTTGCAATATGACctttctattcatttttttcaaaacaaagagTTTATgcagcatcataatcacaaaaAACAATATATGCTACCCAAACCCTTGATTTCCAATGTAGGGCAACTAATATAATTCACATGACAACCAAGGTTTCAAATTGCAATTTACACTACAACCATAATTGTAGCCACAATATTGTGGTTTTGGAGGTTACTGTATCAGCATCAGAATCATAATTGCGATTGCATCAACTACATTTGTCAACTTTTAGTTTCTCcacaaagaaataataaaatttaattttaaataaatggtCTACTGTTAAACAATCAATTTTGATCTACTGATAGTGTAGAGGAGACTTTTTATCCTCtgggaaagaaaataaaagttttaaataacacacataaaataaaatcagtaAGCAACCGCGAGCACCTGATAATCAGTTAATGCACCATATGATGGGTTACAGGAATCACCCCAACGCCCATGTGGGTATTGATCCCATCCTATGGTTCGTGATATGTAGCTTTTTGGACGATTTGCCCTATAATAGTTGTACAAGGAAAGTAAGAAATCTTTCATACAGATTCACTCATTATGGAACACAACATGACAATTGCAAAGGTAACATACCAAAAGATTGGACGGACATCTTCTTTAACACGGAAAACATTTGTGGGACGTCTCCATGGTAAGGATCTAGAAATTTTGGACTCTTCAATTAAGCCAAGGTTCTGCcaggaaaaaaagaaacagtAAACATTAATATCAACTTTCAATCAAGTTAAGTcttccaaaaataacaaatgtaCACATCTCATGCCATAGGAGCCAACCATTAGTATTGCTAATGCTGATTTCTCCATATTTAGTGTATAAAGATGCAATGTCTTAATTCCATGAGCTAAAATCTTTTTGCACATTTCAGTTCCCAAGTGAACTCCATAAGACTTGACAGCTTCTTCATTGTCCTTGATAGGCTCTAAAGCAGACATAATGTCAGCTGGTATCTAGATTATgtcattgaaaataaaacaatgtatTAGAGTCCATGGCACTTAAGTAATATAACAAATTGGTAAAATGTGACAAGTACACGAATACTAAGtaacaaaaacatattatgtgaaaacattttatcttaACATTCGTCCCTAGTACTAGTTAAATATGTTCACTCGTCCAACACAACAATCTAGTATGGGATCAATCATTACTCCCAGTGTATGTTcaggtttattttttaataatgttctGAAAGCACAACTGATATTTTCTTCAAGTATACGTGTATAAAGAGAGATCAATATTTAACATTCAAGTgcctttttattctttctttagACCCCATCCAGCAACGTCCTTGAGACTTTTAAACATTTCCAATACTTAATACTTGgtctacattaaaaaaaaaaaaaaacaaaaacaaaaaaaaaaaatcttacctTGGTTTTACAAAACCCAGTCATACGGAGAAAGCCCTTGTAATTATTAATGGGCATAATTCCAGGTACGATAGGACAAGTTATTCCGATTTGGCGACAGTCATTCACAAATTTCAGGAATGTATCCGTATCATAAAATAACTGGGTGACAATCACATCTGCTCCCGCATcgaactacaaaaaaaaaacatgaactcAGAATAGGGGGCCCAAAGAAGAGGTAGAGAGATTAACAAAAAATACCTTGCAAAGGAATCCTTCACCACTTCCTATCCCTCACTTGctacttttcattttcatttagaaGAAGAATAGCGAAGTTTATCCAAGAATGCAgcatttctcttaaaaaaaaattctttttgccCTTTTTGTTTAAGAAAGAAAGTCACAGTTAAAAGAATTCCCTAAATTATGTTCtagaattgaaaaaacaaaaatgggtAGATTCTAATTCAATGACTAGACCTTGCTCTTCAGGTATTCAAGATCTTTTTGATAACCTTCTGCTGTAGCCAATCCATCACTTCCTATAACATCTGGATGTGCCTCTGAAGAGAAAGACTATAGATTGTAAGAGAAAATGATGGCAGAAAAAGGAGCATAAAAGCACTTAACAGAATGAgataatgaagatgaaaataatgagaagTGTGTAACCTGGATAACCGGCAACAGTAATGCCAAAGTAGTCACCATATTTAGCTCTGATGTGTTTCACCTACAAAAAACATNAGCATCCAGAAAATCAGCACTCAAGACCAGACAAACTGAACTANCAGGATCACCAGCTAGTATCAAATTTTATGAAACTAAGCCCANAGTTTTATCATCACtaagaatgcagtataatgTTCCAGAACTCATTAACAATGGATTTAAAAAGTTTCATTCTTTGTATTTTCAGGCAGTGCAGAGTATCCAGGTGCTTTGCCAATATCAAATTTACATCAAGG
This genomic interval from Vigna radiata var. radiata cultivar VC1973A chromosome 8, Vradiata_ver6, whole genome shotgun sequence contains the following:
- the LOC106772224 gene encoding methylenetetrahydrofolate reductase 1-like, which produces MKIIEKIRDATADPNRVVFSFEFFPPKTEDGVDNLFERMDRMVAHNPSFCDITWGAGGTTADLTLEIANRMQNIVCVETMMHLTCTNMPVEKIDHALQTIKSNGLQNVLALRGDPPHGQDKFVQVEGGFACARDLVKHIRAKYGDYFGITVAGYPEAHPDVIGSDGLATAEGYQKDLEYLKSKFDAGADVIVTQLFYDTDTFLKFVNDCRQIGITCPIVPGIMPINNYKGFLRMTGFCKTKIPADIMSALEPIKDNEEAVKSYGVHLGTEMCKKILAHGIKTLHLYTLNMEKSALAILMNLGLIEESKISRSLPWRRPTNVFRVKEDVRPIFWANRPKSYISRTIGWDQYPHGRWGDSCNPSYGALTDYQFMRPRARDKKLIEEWVVPLKSVEDIYERFRMYCIGKLRTNPWSELDGLQPETKIINEQLERINAKGFLTINSQPAVNGEKSDSPTVGGCKGSLFLFMHDIFWSYVYSILVCTSYRKMPNFLIQVR